The DNA window TGTGAGCATCAACTTAGATCCatccaaagcaaaatattttaatagcttGGGACCTTTATTCCTCTGAGATGGGCTAAATTTAGAATGACATTTGGATCTATAGCTCCTAGAAAGGGCAATTATGCCAGCTGGTTAGAGTAACTAAAACAAACACTTGTGTCATAATGCATTCTGATGTCAAAGGCCCATCCTTCCAGTCATAAACTATCATTGTTTCATGTCTTCTATTATTAAATATGCAACATGCACAGTCCAGAGATAAACAATTACTCAAATTCAACAAAAGTCACAGACTAATAAAACCTCCCTCTAATCTAAACTGATCTTGTAGCTGACATGAATATTGCTTAATTCCAATCAAGGTGAATTTCCAAAACAGAAACACACTATTGTAAGTCTTTGGGATCCAGTAACTTCACATTAGATCTAGTGTGGCTAGACGAGAGTAGACGTTGTGGAGCGTTGATACATTAGTTTTATTACAAGATGTACAAAtactaacaagaaaaaaaaaagcaggatgaTTGATGGTATCCAGAGCTTATATTCAAACATGTATGTATGTCTGGCAGTCTGTTCAAATGATGTCCAGACCTGAAATAGCACGGGCATTGCAAATAAGGACTGGAGTGTATTAGTAAGTGCTGCATACTCCATGCACACCTGACACTCCCAATGCTTTTGTGAggatccaaaaaaagaaaataattagttTAAATAAAACCCCAGAAGCAAAGCGTCACAATACAATACATTTTCATCCACCACATTGTTTTGGAGAAGCGTGGGGAGAGAGATGACAACTTATCTCAGTGATAAAACTAGTTTCTTGGGAGGAATAGAAGCAACATTTTCTTAAGTTTCTACTAATGGGTCTAACCTAGATCACCAAACACCTGGTGAAACTGGAAGTTTTGGTTCCCAGTTCCTACTGGAGGATGGAAGATAAAGAAGATAGTAAAGAATCAAAGAATTCTTCAAAGGCTTTGTGTCTCTCTCACAAAAAGCTTCTGGACACaaagatggggggtgggagggaactaCATTTAAAAGGTATCCTGTGAAATGGCTGGCCTTGTGGCTTAGCAGACAGCGCAACCATAAAGGGAGACCTGAGGTGGAGCAAGGGATTGAGCACCCCCCGGGCCTGGAGAAAGCCGGCACCTATGATGTGTGCATTGTTTTATATTGGTGACAATTACATTCCTTCCAAATGAAGATAAAGTATTTGGTATAGACAGACTTTCATTAACAATCTTGGGCTTTATTAAGACATGGAGACTCCTTTTGCTGATGGAGTAAGTTGGGTAATTTCTGACATATAGTAAGATCTATATTGCAGATGGTCTTATATATATTTGTCTCAGATTAACAACAATAATGACCTTGTAACAAATCAGTAACTTACTTCATGGCTGCGTAGTAAAAGGATCCAAACCATACACTGGAAGTCAACAGATGCACTggaatcataacttttccatactGTTTAAAAGTTCTCTTGAACCTCTGAAAGAGACTAATTGATTTGTCTTGTAATGGATCAGGCTCTAAAGAACTTGATTCTACAGAGGTTCCCTGGGGTATATCACTAGCTGGTTTCAAAgggttttcttccttttgttctttGTGGTGAGGGCCTTCTGGTTGGGATGAAAATACATCCAGTGACTTTCCTTCCTTTGAGAGACAGAGTGCAGCAGACGCATGGAGACACTGTTTTTCAGGGCCCAATGCCAAAACCACTTTGCATCCAGTCTGAGGCAAAACTGGTTTCCCATTTAAGTGTTGAAGGAAACCAGTGCGATGTGGTACCAAACATGTCCGATGTGCCAGCTGAAACACAGTCTGTATTAAATTCCTTTGCATTCTGATGACTGGATGAGAGCTTGCTACAGTTCCTAGGGaaagcaaacaagaaaaaaagttgATTTCTCTAaattaagaatggccataataaTGGTATTTCAAAAGATTAATTTGCAACTTCTTCAAGTTTTAGGGCAATAAGTGAAATTTTAACTGTTTCCTTTCATTTACATAATGTAGCATGTTATAGCCCAGCTGAATGGGGACCTCTACCTTAATTTTGTTTCTGTTAACGCTGGTTAAGTCAGTTGCTGCTCCACTTACCTTTCAAATCTGCCTTTGATAGCACTTAGAATTTTAAATCCCATGAACAGTCTAAATCCACATTAGAAAACCAGTGTCATTTAATTGTACAACGCTGGTCTCCCTTTAGATTtgacttgtttaaaaacaaacaactccccccccccaatctttgGCCGTAGTCTGTATTTGGTAGTTGAGGTGcaaagttaacttttttttagctTGCTAAGAAAGACTTTATGATGTAAATGGAGGTAGCATACCAAAATTTGGGCATGGGCCCTTGCTACTTTATGAGTGTAGAATAGAATGAAAGGTCTTGGAAGGTTCTTGACCCTAGAAATACAATTCTTGTGTACACTAAAGACTCTGATGAATAGAGAAGCAGGGAAACAGACATTACAAGACTGAAATTTAAGAGGGGAAAGGATTTTTCGTCAATCTGAGGGTTGTCTACACAGGAACAGTTTACTCGGGAGAGGACACTTATTCTTGTACAAGAGTGGCTTTTTTCAGTAGGTTTAAAGTTTAGCCCAAGCGACATAagctaaacttaaaaaaaaaaaaaaaaggcactcatATTGGAATACTGTCTACATGTTTTCTTGCCTTTTGCAGTATACACAGGTATAATTATAACCAAAAGAGTAAGTCCACACAGCTTTGTCTAAAGAAGCTGTGACTTCCCTGTGTGAATCATAGCATCCACAAAACACTgtgctttttcttaaaaaagtGCACAGCATTCTGGGCAGGTATCCCAAGAATGTTCTGCTGCTAATATCAACCATTATACATTGTTTCTCCTGGTGGATTATGGGATACCTTCTGAAATTCTGGGCCGTGGGGTCAAACTCCTATGATTCCTTCCATAATACTGCAAAATTCATCTGCTTATTGCTAGCCAAtgccattttcaaaactgttggTTTCAAACAAATTTTATAAACTGCTCTCAGGCAGCGTGGAGGAAGCACTACTGAGCACCATGATCTTGACCATCCTGCATACAGACAGGATGCTCCTGATATACTGGCCAACACtcaggtcagtggcaaaacagACAGACCACCATCACAATACTGTCCAGAAACAACTATTAGAGGAGTCTGACGATGAAATTGGGCAATTATTTCTACATGATATTTTCTTAGGCTGGCGTCACAGAGTAGAGTGCCACTTCTGGGTTCAGCTAATGATCACTAACTGGTAGGACAGGACACTGCAGCAGACCTAGGATGTTTGGCTGCAGAACTTTAGGATACGGAAGGCTGCTCTCTTGGAAAACTGTGCAAAGCTCATCCTGGAGTTGCAGTGGTGAAATACCAACAAGGCCCACTCAGTGTGCAGAAGCATGTGGTCATTGCCATtgggaagcttgcaatgcccagCTGCTACCAGTCAGTAACTAACCAGTCTAGTTGGTAGATCAACTTTCAGGGTTGTTGGTCATGGCGGTACACATTGTTGGCTGTGAGGGTGTTGCTGTCCTGGGTCATTAAGTTTGGCAATGCACAGGAGATTAATGACCGACTTTTGAACCTTTGGGGATTCCAAATTATATAgaggccattgatggacccatgcGTCCCTGATGCCAGGATAGGTAGAAATTCACCTCTGATTTGGGCaatgaaaaaatggaaattttgctcCCAAAACTACTATAAACATGTATGGTGTCAGGGTTGTCTGGGAAAATTGGCTTACTTTCTGCTTCTCTGGCTTATCAAGCCTTTTGCTAAACACatggtgtgacaggttggatcacagaaaccctccTGGTGCTGCCAACTGAGGTGCCaggactacttctgcccctgctttccctgcctgtttgggactccagagccctgccttgtgccagacacgcttgcaggccacaaacacagacccaggtctgaaccacgtcccacaaacttcaagcttaactgaaagcaacttaagaagcgTTCCTATCTTTAAcacttagatgcccaactcccaatggggtccaaaccccaaataaatccgttttgcCCTGTATATGAGTTTACCCCATATAAGCTTTAAATTGTTCGCCCCCtaacactaatagagagagaTGCATAACTGTTtgtccccccaggtattaatacatactctgggttaaataataagtaaatagtgattttattaaatacagaaagtaggatttaagagattccaagtagtaacagacagaacaaagtgaattaccaagcaaaataaaatagaacacacaagtctaagcctaatacagtaataaaactgaatacagataaaatctcaccctcagagatgtttcaataagtttctttcacagactggatgccttcctagtctgggcacaatcctttcccttggtacagcccttgttccatctcaagtggtagctaggggacttctcatgactgcagccccctttgttctgttccacccccttatataaatataatattatataaatcttttgcataaggcgggaattctttgtctctctcttggtTTCcaccctccttttaaatggaaacCAAGAGAGGGACAAAGAATTCCCGCCTTATGAATTCCCATCctcagtcaattgtcctggttgatgggagccatcaaaattccaaaccaccattaatggcccacactttgcataattacaataggccctcagagttgtatttcatatttctagtttcagatacaagaatgatacatacatacaaataggatgaccacactcagtagatcggGGTCCCCAACATGGTGCTAGTGGGCACAATGGCACCCACTGGGGCAGTTGTGTGCACCTGCAGGACACCGCACCACTGAAATGCCGCCGCCAAGCGCGGCCAGTGGAGAACCGCCCGCCGAAATGCAACCGAGAAGCATTGCCGTTTCTCAGCAGCATTTCGGCGGTGACGCTTCTTTCTGCTGccgcttctcggcggcatttcagaGGCGGGGTGTCTGGCGCCCGTcgcagtcttctgggaataggaatgtgctattcccacagaaaggttgggacCACTGCAGTAGATTATAaattttgtaatgataccttacaagagtcCTTTTACATGAAGCACATTCTAGTTACACTATATtcatactcattagcatattttcctaaaagcatatagagtgcaacgtcacacatgGATAGGAGAAAGAACTGTTTAACTATAACCTGAGTAGCTGCAGAATGACTATGGAGCATTTGGAAGACTGAAAGAAAGGTTAACATATCTCATGACAAGGCCAGGGGCTTCTGAGAGAGATCTGTCTTGTATCATAGATGCTTCTGTGTTTTCCACATCTGAGAGCAAGGGAGAGAGCCTCATCAATGGGTGGGAAGTGAAGAGACTTCTGAGAGGTTATGACGAGCTAGAGAGGACGCCTCATTCTAATGCCCCTATGAGACAGGAAATCACTGTACTCATACTTAGACCGCATGGTatagggaaagaaaatgaaagtaaTGTAATTTAATAAATGAAGTGTATACAATGTAGCACAGACTCTGAATGGATTTTATTAGGAACTGATGTTAGGGAAAGCTGTCTAAGTGAATTTTTCAACCTAGAGCAACTTAAAACATGAATAATTTgattgggggtgggaaggtggaACAGGCTGGAAGGATCAagtgtaaacttaaaaaaaaaaaaaaaagaaggttactcacctttttgtaactgttgttcttcatatccattccaattaggtgtgtgcacgcTGTGCACACAGTTTACTGGAAGggttttcccctagcagcacggGTCAGCTCTGAAGCCCCCAGTAATCATGCCTTCAGGGTGCTGCATATAGGGCCCTGCTGACCCgccgcctctccagttccttcttgccggatactccgacagaggggaaggcggGTGGGTTTGGACTGGATATGAGCAACACGTCTCGAAGAACAAGATTTaagagaaggtgagtaaccgttttttcttcttcgagtgcttgctcctatcgattccaattaggtgagtCCCAAGCCTTACCCAGGAGGAGGGGTCGGAGTTTATGGAATCGCTAATTGAAGCTCAGCCCTGCATAACACTACATTATCCCTGGAGTGCTGGCTTAATATAAAGTGAAGGTGTGGACCAAAGACCACACAGCCGCTCTACATATCTCCTGGATTGGTACCTGGGCCAGGAAGGCTGCCAAAGAAACCTGAGCTCTAGTGGAGTGTGCAGTCAGAGTGAGGGCAGGGACCTTAGTGAGGTCGTAACAAACTCGGATA is part of the Dermochelys coriacea isolate rDerCor1 chromosome 2, rDerCor1.pri.v4, whole genome shotgun sequence genome and encodes:
- the FAM210A gene encoding protein FAM210A isoform X2, whose product is MKILNSTGSCRTPSVTTPSAVFLVVHPSYSKGTVASSHPVIRMQRNLIQTVFQLAHRTCLVPHRTGFLQHLNGKPVLPQTGCKVVLALGPEKQCLHASAALCLSKEGKSLDVFSSQPEGPHHKEQKEENPLKPASDIPQGTSVESSSLEPDPLQDKSISLFQRFKRTFKQYGKVMIPVHLLTSSVWFGSFYYAAMKGVNVVPFLEFIGVPESIVSILKNSQSGYALTAYAMYKIATPARYTVTLGGTSVTVKYLRKHGYMSTPPPVTEYLQDRMEETKERLSEKMEETRDMISEKMEETKDRITEKIQETKDKVSFKKRKE